The following are encoded in a window of Osmia bicornis bicornis chromosome 15, iOsmBic2.1, whole genome shotgun sequence genomic DNA:
- the LOC114876529 gene encoding ribosome-releasing factor 2, mitochondrial isoform X2: MLTSRLVTNSWCILQKRWLSNGSAALRKEYGEYEIRKIRNIGILAHIDAGKTTTTERMLYYSGLIKSMGEVHHGNTVTDYMDQERERGITITSAAVTFDWKNYRINLIDTPGHIDFTMEVEQTLRVLDGAVVILDGSAGVEAQTLTVCRQADKYNIPRIIYVNKMDRPDANFDMSLKSIESKLNTDVLPTQFPIKNEGVLEGIVDVVSLEKLIFDKKLMGMKYQGSKLSESEDKSLWEMANEKRRNLIDKLSNIDDKLADIIIEQESLDTISPQVLLDSLYRSTLNMKGVPVLLGSSYKNIGVQPLMDSVLLYLPSPNENKYLKYYNCFNKHLSARVFKVIHDKQKGPVTFVRIYTGAIERNSRLYNVHKREREQVGRLYVACADEYEEVSKITSGNIAVVGGLKTTTTGDLITFNESAANEARKKLESLKDIKKEVVDDFFASNSKALEPVFFCSIEAPSLSTQAALETALKQLEREDPSLKVTYNTETGQIVLAGMGELHIEIVKERIRTEYKIDADIGPLQIAYRETIKEEVKDTYSCEYKIGKLKPKVTLIMSVIPNYRDSNTLLLDRTPECIANIDAISERTMKAVKNGIDSVLTNGPKLGSPVVNMGVKLHWLEIGRGTLPSIITAAVSQCIRQIRVQDFTYTTRLGLLFAPVL; this comes from the exons ATGTTGACATCTAGGTTAGTAACAAATTCGTGGTGTATATTACAAAAACGGTGGTTGTCAAACGGTTCAGCAGCTCTAAGAAAGGAATATGGGGAATATGAGATtagaaaaattcgaaatatcGGAATTCTGGCGCATATCGATGCCG GAAAAACTACTACTACAGAAAGGATGTTGTACTATTCCGGTTTGATTAAATCTATGGGAGAAGTTCATCACGGAAATACGGTAACTGATTATATGGATCAAGAACGTGAACGTGGTATAACAATCACCTCTGCAGCAGTAACATTTGATTGGAAAAATTATCGTATTAATCTAATAGATACTCCAGGACATATTGATTTCACCATGGAGGTAGAGCAGACACTAAGAGTATTAGATGGTGCAGTTGTCATATTAGATGGAAGCGCAGGTGTTGAAGCACAGACATTAACAGTTTGCAGACAAGCAGACAAATACAACATACCAAGAATTATTTATGTCAATAAAATGGACAGACCAGATGCCAACTTTGATATGAGTTTAAAATCTATCgaatcaaaattaaatacaGATGTCTTGCCCACTCAGTTCCCAATAAAAAATGAAGGGGTCTTAGAAGGTATTGTGGATGTTGTATCTTTAGAGAAATTAATCTTTGACAAAAAATTGATGGGCATGAAATACCAGGGGTCAAAATTATCTGAATCTGAAGACAAGAGCTTGTGGGAAATGGCAAACGAAAAACGTCGAAATTTAATTGATAAACTATCTAACATAGATGATAAACTAGCCGACATAATTATAGAACAAGAATCTTTAGATACAATTTCTCCACAAGTGTTACTTGATTCTTTATATAGAAGTACTCTAAACATGAAAGGTGTTCCTGTACTCTTAGGCAGTTCTTACAAAAATATTGGGGTGCAACCATTAATGGATAGTGTCCTTCTTTATCTACCATCACCCAATGAAAACAAGTACTTGAAGTATTACAATTGTTTTAACAAACATCTTTCCGCCAGAGTATTTAAAGTAATTCATGACAAGCAAAAAGGACCAGTTACTTTTGTCAGAATTTACACTGGTGCTATAGAAAGGAATAGCAGATTGTACAATGTTCACAAACGGGAGAGAGAGCAAGTAGGAAGATTATACGTCGCCTGTGCGGATGAATACGAAGAAGTATCCAAAATTACAAGTGGCAATATAGCAGTAGTTGGAGGATTAAAGACTACAACTACTGGCGACTTGATAACGTTCAATGAATCCGCGGCAAATGAGGCGAGGAAAAAGCTCGAGTCgctaaaagatattaaaaaagaagtaGTGGACGACTTCTTCGCTTCAAATTCAAAAGCTTTAGAACCTGTTTTCTTCTGCTCCATAGAAGCACCATCTCTGTCTACACAGGCGGCTTTAGAGACTGCTCTTAAACAATTAGAAAGAGAAGACCCAAGTCTGAAGGTAACTTACAATACTGAGACTGGCCAAATCGTGCTAGCAGGCATGGGTGAATTGCACATTGAAATTGTGAAGGAAAGGATCAGAACAGAGTACAAAATCGACGCTGACATAGGTCCTCTGCAGATCGCTTACCGAGAAACTATCAAGGAAGAAGTCAAGGACACCTACTCCTGCGAATATAAAATAGGAAAGCTCAAACCCAAAGTCACATTGATTATGTCGGTGATACCAAACTACCGTGATAGCAATACATTGCTGTTGGATAGGACACCAGAATGTATCGCTAACATTGACGCTATATCAGAGAGAACGATGAAAGCGGTCAAAAATGGTATCGATTCGGTTTTAACAAACGGGCCAAAGTTAGGTTCTCCAGTGGTGAATATGGGCGTGAAATTGCATTGGTTAGAAATCGGACGGGGTACCTTGCCCTCGATAATTACTGCTGCTGTATCGCAGTGCATCAGGCAG
- the LOC114876533 gene encoding 28S ribosomal protein S18a, mitochondrial, which yields MAALFRFVKHLGKNISLQSYRNISVSGTTYLKEIIEKKEGNTLIVEGVIKPNKNEERLLKTKNGACPLCSTGLDVKHTDVLILHQFTRSDGCILPRRITGLCKVQQKRISSLIIMAQTAGLLPMRGPKGVLLHPLQRRKWRKFNTYFDENTIRARYNNL from the exons ATGGCTGCGTTGTTCCGATTTGTAAAACATTTAGGAAAAAATATATCATTACAaagttatagaaatatatCTGTATCTGGAACAACATATCTTAAGGAAA TCattgaaaaaaaggaagggaaCACTTTAATTGTTGAAGGAGTAATAAAAccgaataaaaatgaagaacgGTTGTTGAAAACTAAAAATGGAGCATGTCCTCTCTGTTCCACTGGTCTTGATGTCAAGCACACA GATGTTCTTATTTTACATCAGTTTACAAGATCAGATGGTTGCATATTACCCCGTAGAATTACTGGCCTGTGCAAAGTGCAGCAGAAAAGAATTTCCTCATTAATTATCATGGCACAGACTGCAG GTTTACTACCAATGAGAGGTCCAAAAGGTGTTCTACTTCACCCTTTACAAAGACGAAAGTGGCGAAAATTTAACACGTACTTTGATGAAAACACTATTAGAGCTAGATATAATAACCTGTAA